A genome region from Tolypothrix sp. PCC 7712 includes the following:
- the arsS gene encoding arsenosugar biosynthesis radical SAM (seleno)protein ArsS (Some members of this family are selenoproteins.), with protein MQTQTINSVDIKLTPFKQKLTQPLTKKTISVLQINLGKRCNLACTHCHVEAGPKRTEELSKEICEQLIELIHKFPEIKIVDLTGGAPEMNYGFKPLVKAARKTGKQVIVRSNLTIYFVDGFGDLPEYFAKHQVRVVASLPCYLADNVDKMRGSGVFDSSIKALQLLNAVGYGKNPDLILDLVYNPQLPTGEKFSLAPEQTKLEKDYKMFLQEHFGIVFNNLFTITNLPVGRTKMHLERKKIYSSYLQFLESNFNASTVEHLMCRDELSIDYLGNVYDCDFNQMMNLPAKTPNGEALTIAKLLEAGSLDLINEIQTAAYCYGCTAGCGSSCGGALVENGF; from the coding sequence ATGCAAACTCAAACAATAAATTCAGTAGATATCAAATTAACACCATTTAAACAAAAGCTCACTCAACCTTTAACAAAAAAGACTATATCAGTCTTACAAATCAATCTCGGTAAACGTTGCAACCTCGCCTGTACACACTGTCATGTGGAAGCTGGGCCAAAACGCACAGAAGAACTATCAAAAGAAATCTGTGAACAGCTAATTGAGTTAATTCACAAATTCCCGGAAATTAAAATTGTCGATTTAACTGGCGGCGCACCAGAAATGAATTATGGTTTTAAACCATTGGTGAAAGCAGCTAGAAAAACAGGAAAACAGGTAATTGTTCGTTCTAATTTAACTATTTATTTTGTAGATGGGTTTGGTGATTTACCTGAATACTTTGCTAAACATCAAGTGAGAGTAGTTGCTTCTCTGCCATGTTACCTTGCAGATAATGTTGATAAAATGCGTGGTAGTGGTGTTTTTGATAGTTCAATTAAAGCTTTGCAGTTGCTCAACGCAGTCGGCTATGGCAAAAACCCAGATTTAATTTTGGATTTAGTCTATAATCCGCAGTTACCTACAGGGGAGAAATTTTCTTTAGCGCCGGAACAAACAAAGCTAGAGAAAGATTACAAAATGTTCTTGCAAGAACATTTTGGTATTGTCTTTAACAACCTCTTCACGATTACGAATCTGCCAGTTGGTAGAACTAAAATGCATTTGGAACGTAAGAAAATTTACAGCAGCTATCTACAATTTTTAGAATCAAATTTTAATGCCAGTACAGTTGAACATTTAATGTGTCGTGATGAATTATCAATTGATTACCTTGGCAATGTTTATGATTGCGACTTTAATCAAATGATGAATCTACCAGCAAAAACTCCTAATGGTGAAGCCTTAACAATAGCTAAATTGCTAGAGGCTGGGAGTTTAGATTTAATTAATGAAATCCAAACTGCTGCTTATTGCTATGGTTGTACCGCCGGGTGTGGTTCGAGTTGCGGCGGTGCTTTAGTTGAAAATGGATTTTGA
- the arsM gene encoding arsenosugar biosynthesis arsenite methyltransferase ArsM, protein MTYLETAAQFYREVAETPQVGLCCVQSTPLQLPGLKIPLPMQEMNYGCGTTVHPTELANQPTVLYVGVGGGLEALQFAYFSRRAGAVIAVEPVAAMREAATRNLEIAAQENPWFDPSFVEIREGDAFNLPVADAAVDVVAQNCLFNIFEPEDLTRALKEAFRVLKPGGRLQMSDPIATRPIPAHLQQDERLRAMCLSGALTYEEYTQLIINAGFGQVEIRARRPYRLLDSLTYNLEENLLLESLDSVSFKVAIPEDGACIFTGKTAIYAGTEPFFDDSAGHLLQRGIPAAVCDKTAAKLAALKPTEIIVTDSTWHYDGGGCC, encoded by the coding sequence ATGACCTATTTAGAAACAGCGGCGCAATTCTACCGCGAAGTTGCAGAAACACCACAAGTCGGACTTTGTTGTGTGCAAAGTACACCCCTGCAACTACCAGGACTGAAAATTCCTCTGCCAATGCAGGAAATGAACTATGGTTGTGGTACTACTGTTCATCCTACGGAACTCGCCAATCAACCAACCGTGCTGTATGTTGGTGTTGGTGGTGGGTTAGAAGCCTTACAATTCGCTTATTTTTCTCGTCGTGCGGGTGCAGTAATTGCAGTTGAACCTGTTGCAGCTATGCGCGAAGCTGCTACACGCAACCTAGAAATTGCTGCTCAAGAAAATCCTTGGTTTGATCCCAGTTTTGTAGAAATTCGCGAAGGTGATGCTTTTAACTTACCAGTTGCCGATGCTGCTGTAGATGTAGTAGCACAGAACTGTCTGTTTAATATATTTGAACCAGAAGATTTAACCAGGGCGTTAAAAGAAGCCTTTCGAGTTTTGAAACCAGGTGGACGCTTGCAAATGAGCGATCCCATTGCTACTCGTCCCATCCCCGCACATTTGCAGCAAGATGAACGACTACGCGCCATGTGCTTATCAGGCGCACTCACCTATGAAGAGTATACTCAACTAATTATTAATGCTGGCTTTGGTCAAGTAGAAATTCGCGCCCGTCGTCCTTATCGCCTCTTAGATTCGCTAACCTATAACTTAGAAGAAAACTTACTTTTAGAAAGTCTCGATTCTGTATCTTTTAAAGTTGCCATTCCTGAAGATGGAGCTTGTATTTTTACAGGAAAAACCGCAATTTATGCAGGTACAGAACCATTCTTTGATGACTCCGCCGGACATTTATTGCAACGTGGTATTCCTGCAGCCGTGTGTGATAAAACTGCTGCCAAACTAGCAGCTTTAAAGCCCACAGAAATAATTGTGACTGATTCGACTTGGCACTATGACGGCGGTGGTTGCTGTTAA
- a CDS encoding response regulator transcription factor: MRHILLVEDEVKLARFIELELNYEGYQVSTAYDGFTAITALQKLHLDLVILDLILPGVSGWDICRRLRSTDEQVPIIVLTPKEEASDRIEVLDAGANDYVVKPFSREELLFKVNTQLCKIKKPEVTEILKFEDISLNRRTKEVYRGQRLLDLSVPEFNLLEYLLIHPRQIVTRDRIIEDVWGKYFSGDANIIELYIRYLRLKLEANNEKRLLQTVHGIGYVLHD, translated from the coding sequence ATGAGGCACATCTTACTGGTCGAAGATGAAGTAAAACTAGCTCGATTTATAGAATTAGAACTAAATTATGAAGGCTATCAAGTTAGTACCGCTTACGATGGCTTCACTGCAATTACTGCATTACAAAAGTTGCATCTAGATTTAGTAATTTTAGACTTAATTTTACCAGGTGTATCGGGGTGGGACATTTGCCGTCGGTTGCGAAGTACTGATGAGCAAGTGCCAATAATTGTATTAACGCCCAAAGAAGAAGCAAGCGATCGCATCGAAGTTTTAGATGCTGGCGCAAATGATTATGTAGTTAAGCCATTTAGCCGCGAAGAATTATTATTTAAAGTTAATACACAACTGTGCAAAATCAAGAAGCCAGAAGTCACAGAAATTTTAAAATTTGAAGACATCAGTTTAAATCGCCGTACAAAGGAAGTTTATCGCGGCCAACGTTTGCTGGATTTAAGCGTTCCAGAATTTAATTTACTAGAGTATTTACTCATCCATCCCCGGCAGATTGTTACACGCGATCGCATTATTGAAGACGTTTGGGGTAAATACTTCAGCGGTGATGCTAATATCATTGAACTTTATATTCGCTATTTACGCCTAAAACTGGAAGCTAATAACGAAAAGCGGCTGCTACAAACTGTGCATGGTATTGGCTACGTGTTACATGATTAA